cgggccttgaatatctccagtgtaggagactccacaacccccctgggcaacctgttccagtgctctgtcactcttacagtaaagaagttcttcctgatgttaacgtggaacttcctatgctcaagtttacacccattgccccttgtcctatcactggatatcactgaaaaaagcctagctccatcatcctgacacctaccctttacatatttgtaaacattgatgaggtcacccctcagtctcctcttctccaagctaaagagacccagctccctcagcctctcctcataagggagatgttccactcccttaatcatctttgtggctctgcgctggactccttcaagcaattccctgtccttcttgaattgaggggcccagaactggacacaatattccagatgcggcctcaccaaggctgagtagagggggaggagaacctctcttgacctactaaccactccctttctaatgcaccctaagatgccatttgccttcttggccacaagagcacattgctggctcatggtcatcctcctatccaccaggacccccaggtccctttccccttcactactttccagcaggtcaacccccaacctgtactggtacatggggttgttcttccccagatgcaagactctacacttgcccttgttaaatttcatcaagtttctccccgcccaactctccagcctgtccaggtctcgctgaatggcagcacagtcctctggtgtgtcagccactcctcccagttttgtgtcatcagcaaacttgctgagggtgcactcagttccctcatccaggtcattgatgaaaatattaaacagcaccggtcccagcaccgacccctggggaactccactagtcacagacctccagctagattctgcgccattgaccacaactctctgccttcttcctttcaaccagttctcgatccacctcactacttgatcgtcaagcccacacttccttagcttatctatgagcaCCAATgccccagctcctctgccacATTCATCTCAGTGTtgtcacccccccccccaactgtACATTCCCACAATAACCTGTGCTAAACAGCCAGAAGCTACCAAGTGAAATGGGAAGTTTCAGTATCAGCCTGGAAAACTGACCTATTGGTCCATAGGATAAGATGACCCTGAAGAGAGACAGGAAACACTCAGTTTGCCACTCTTGTCTAGTCGCTTAAGCAATCCCAAATATATTCACTTGAAACACTGGTGCGCATTATGAGAAGAGTATTTAGAAGCAGTGCAAGCGTATCTCCATATGGAGGCCAGATTGCCTGCACTGCATTTACTTTGCAAAGCAGTGCAATCATGCAGAGCTCccatgaaaaaaacaacaaaaggttGCTcaaaaaaaagatacttttgGTGCTTTTCCCAGTGACTACACCCTGCCTGAACGTATGGGAGATCAGAATTTGACCAGTTACCAAGTTCCTCACTCCCTCAGCAGTCACGTTACTTAAAGCATTCAAAATCATGtaccttttaaaagcagaggtCTTTTCTGCAGGTAGAGCCCAGACTTGTAGAGATGTAAAACCTTTTCAAAAGCTTTCAGCGTTTCATTTATTCCATATCGTAAATCAcctacatttaaagaaaaagatgacaAGATGAGCAATTccaaaaataacatttagaCAGTTCTAATAAAGAAGTTTATGAATATTAGCTGGTACCTGTTGCATTCAGAATATCGCTCAAGAAGGGCCGCAAAGCTGATGGTGCAGAGTGTGGCAAAAGATAGGTGAAAAAATACCTGCAAAAAGCCCACATACTGATGAGAATACAGTCGCTTCATTTCCATGGTAATTAAGTTGCCTACATTTTCCTGTGACTCCATCATCCATATGCAACTAGTAATTCTACTTGTTTATTGAGCTATGCTTGAGCCCTTCATTGGTATCTCACAGACCGCTCCTGTGAGTTGGGCTGAAAGCTTGGTCCTTGCAGCACGGGCATGCTGGCAAGCACTGCATGAAAAGCCTTGCAAAGGCACATGCAATGGAGCTTTCCCTCATTCTCAGGGCCCATTTTGTACACTAAGCAGTGAATttctcaccaaaaaaaaaaaaaaaaaccccaaaagaagtCTCATGAAAGACCTTTCCCTTGCCCTGAAAATGTTTGGCATTCTTATTGTCCCTGGAAAAGCAGGACAACTCATTCCTTCAACCTTCCAGAAAACTCCTGTTCCAAAAGAGACAAGCTCGCTACTGCAAGGCTGCAATAATCTATGCAGGGATTTGCCCTTTAACACTGGATCCTACAAATTCAGGCTCCATAAGTCCTTCTATGTAAATATCCAGCTGCAAAGGCTTCCCCCATACTCGACATGCCAATGGTGAGTGAAGTCCTCACACTTTCAGCTGGTGGCCTATAAGAAGTGCCATAGCAGTCTCAGCCCCTTGCCCTTTTCCTGTTTCACTGCTCTGCCACAGGTTCCCACAGTCTCCACAGGGAGACTTGGAGTTAAAGGAAGAGTTAGCCTGCTTGGTCCCAGCAAAGGGGACTCAAATCTGGCAGGCTGTGGCAGGCAGCCGGCACTGCACTCCTTCCAGCAAACACAGCCCGCGGAAGTCAAGTGCCAGAGCTTGTTTGGCAAACAATAAATTCACAGGTGCAACCTTTGGGGTAGGTTTCTAGAGGGCGTTGGGAAAgggagcagcagaagaaagatgcCTTCTTTCTCACCAGACAACAACTACCCTGTTTTCCTGCCTTATAAGGAAAATAGACTTGCTTCAAAGCGATCCTCAACTACCCTTTGACAGAGGTGAAGGGGAATCACTGCATGGAAGAAACACAAGATGCCAGAGGCTACACGGCAGTGTGTGAGCTCAGCCACCCCAGATCTTCCCCCCCATCTCGCTGGACATACCGATATGCATTGAAAAGattcttcttttcatttattcctTCACATTTCCCAACTGCAGAGCAGTTGAGGGGGAAGCTTTTTGTAGGGAAGTCAAGTGTGCAGTCATTATCTTCCTTGCATGACAGTTCCTCAGTGCTGGCATCATCCATGTCTGTCACTTTTAGGTTTCCATCCACCATAACAAACTGCCTCGGCTGGAAATCCAAGAGGACTATTGAACCCAGGGGAGAATGTGCCAAGTAAAACAGCAGTTCCACAAGACTCAGGCAAATCtgagaaagagaagatgaaTATGCATgggaaaaacagatgaaaaccGGCTATTAAATTGGATGTAGAACAAAGGGGAGGGAGCATTCaatgaaattaaaggcaaaaaatgcataTGGTACTTAAAAGGTAATTATATGTATGCTACAAAATTTATTATCAACATTGCCACAGGATCTGACTGGTAAGTAGTTTAGCAACGTTTTTTAAAACCATGCATATACAAAGAGAGACATTTGCAGTTAGAGGAACTAGAGGAGAAAGCTGTGAGGAAAACAATAGCAGCCTTCATGTTTCAGGAGCTATACTGATTTGCTAGCTGAAATCAGAAGGGGTTTTTCCCACTCCGGCATAGAATTAATAcattcccctcccttcccccatgCTGCTCCATACAGACTGAGGCTCCATGGTCATTAATACCAGATTCATGCCTTGCTGCATCTCTCAGCAGTATGAATTTGGGCACACAATTGTGCTTCTGCAGAATTAGCCAAAGCACGCAATGTACTTATTGCCAGCTTTTTTGCTTCTATGTCATCTTtctggcagcagggaaaggTCAGGCAATACCTGATCCAGCAGAAAGCTCGGCAAATGATCTTTGAACAAACTAGAGCTAGAAGAGCACATTCACAGTGCAAGAGCACTTTGTTCAAGTAGCtttttgcagcagttttcagTCAGTATCGGGAGCCCTGGCATCAGACTAACTATCATCAGCGAGGTGTGCCAGGCAGACCCGCGCCACCCCTCGCTGTCTCTGATAGCGATCTGTGCAGGCGTGAGGGTTTGTTCACTTGGAACAGCTTGCAGAATCCCTGGTATCTGATGTGGCTCATCAGAGGGGAATCCCATCCATTTAGATGCCCTAATTAGTACACAGGACTAGACAGTACCAGTGTAAATCCTGAATCCATGTCTTTATCACTTAAAAGATTATTAAAGCCTTAATGCCACTGTACCAGACCTTACGAACAGCTAATCCAGCATCACGGGTCTCTAGCTCTGCAGGAGAGCTTTGACTCATTTGAGATGAGGTGCTGGGAAAGCTGTGTAGAAGCCAGTATGAAACAGTTTGTAAGCAGAAGTGGAATTCTGCAGGCCAACAGCAGTGACTCTGGAAGCTCTGACACTATTTTAAGTTGATTAGTGAAGCAATCATAGGAATCTCAGCTTCACGTCCCGCTGCTGAGCAAGCACAGTTGCCACACTCCCCTCTGCCTTGGATGGCAAGGCTCCTCTTCAACATTAAGGACCACATGCAGgcagggatttttattttgggacttttgctgtgtttttcttttgcctaaAGCATTTCTTGGTGACATTAAGGTACCCATGCTTCTATCTGATGCTCTCTTTCGTCCTGGGAACCAAGCAAGTAGTAGTGAACCCCCAACTGAGACCTTGAGGCAAACTGTAATACAAGCTATAACCAAAATAAGTGCCATGTCACAAGTCATTTATGTTCCTGGGGAGCTTAAGAGGATGGTTAGGATACAAGGCAGATCTCACTAACAGGGATGCAATCCTACAGCAGGAGGAAAGCAATTTAGCAGTGTTTGTACTACAGTAATGCCTAAAGGGCTATGATGAGGAACATCAGACATACACATGGTGAGAGACAGGCTGCTCAGCTAGCTGCCTAGGACAGGTATACAGAAAGAGCAAGCTTGGAGTGTGGCAAGGCAGCTTTCCCCAGTCAGACCCATCCTGCTGAGGGGCCTCGCTATGGGAGCCCCTCTGTGGACTGGAACAACATCGAAGCAAAATCAGCAATACAGTGTAATACTGGGCATTAAATGCCACCCCTCAGCTGAGAAAGATTTCGTGGCCATTTCGTCCAAGATGCAGCTCTTTTAACATCGCCCTAGAGAGAAGGACAACAACCCTGGACGCCAGGCTAGGGCAATGTTAATGTGCTTTAAAAGGAGTGAAAGCAAACCGACCTAAGGACAATTTGCGGGAGCAGAGTGTCAGCATGACAACCCCGTTTGCCCAGCAGTCACCACGGGCTCTTCGCATTTACTCAGTTTGCGGTCTAAAGGCGACTGATAAAACTCcctttgtcttgttttcttactttaaatCTCTCCTCCCAGGGGGTCTGCAGAAGCTGAATCATCTCCAGGGGGGATCCCAGCTCCAGCATAGCTGTGACCCGTATTTCAGGATCTCCGCTATTATCATAGCATTGGCCGTGCAGCTGTGGGGATGGAAAGAGCGATTGTCAGAGGGACACCACTGCCAGTGGGTCCGCtcctcccgcccccccccggTGACACGGGGGGCAACACGGGCGGATCGACCGAGCCCCAGCACCGAGccgcccccctccccatccccacaggTTTCCGTGCCGCGGGCGCAGCTCCGCCGTACCTGCACGATGCCGGGGTGCCGCAGGCGCCGCAGCAGCGTCACCTCCTTCAGCAGCTTGTAGGCGGCCAGGCGGCGGCAGCCGGCCGGCGCCCCGTAGCGCTGCACGCACTGCCGCACCTCCCGGCCCGCCCCGTGCACCGACTTGAGGGCCACGGCGCCGCCGCCCGCCAGCGCCGCCCGGGCCACCACCTTGGTGAAGCCCCATCCCAGCACGCTGACGCCCGTGGCCAGGCTCAGGTCGCCGCAGCCCAGCCCGCCCGTCGCCGTCtggccgccgcccgccgccgcctccaGGCGCCGCAGGTCGCGCCGCCTCTGCCGCAACTCCTCCCGCAAgcccggcggcagcggcggcggcggcggcggcggcggcgttGGGGATCCCGGGTGCCCCACACCGCTGCCGCCACCACCGCGCCCGGCGGTCAGCGCCAGCAGCGTCAGCGCCAGCAGCGTCAGTGCCAGCAGCGCGGCCGCGCTCAGCCGGGCTCCccgccacgctcgccccgccgccgccgccgccatgggGAGCGGGGCTGCGCCGCAGCGGGGTCCGGCCGCTCTGCCGCCCGCGCTGCGCGCACCGGGGAAGGCGAGCGCTGCCCAAGGGGCGTGTCGGCTGGGAGCCTCCCCGCGCCCGAAGCCTCcacccccggcccggcccggcccggtcCTGCGGGGGCAGCCGCTCCCCGAGGGGGCCCCGGGGCTGCGGTGACCGGCTGCCCTCGGGGAGGGGAGGTAGCTGCGGCGGAGAGCCGAAGCGGTCCAGGGAGAGGCGGCCCGCGGTGGGATTCAAAGCCGCCGCGAGCAGCGGTACCTCCGCGCTGACGCCTGCCGCACCCTCCGGACGGAGGCTGTTTATGGCAAAACCCGCGGATTTTACGGGCGTGAAATCCGTCCGTCCTGCTGCGGGTACTGCGGAGTGCAGCCCAGGGATGGAAAACGGGTTAAAGTTAGCACAAGCTGAGATACCGCGTTCCCCTGCCTCCGAAAAGCCGCGGGTTAGGTTTCTAAGAAAGCAAACGCTGGCAGTCTCTCTGGTTAGAAGGTTGAAACAGCAAAACGCTGGCGAAAGCATCGAACTGTAATTCTTTTCCAGGACAAACGCCACCAGAACCCCCTCTGCCTAAACCAGCCCATGCAGAGAGAACGTGCAGTATCGTTTGTTTGTGAGGACATCCATATGGCTGGCGCCGCACAGGCAGCGCAGGGCTGCCTTCTGCCACACGCAGACACCTGCACAGAGGAGAGCGCTGCCGGGATGGCTGCGAGGAAGCAGAGCGGAGTGCTGcctcctctctgt
The Lathamus discolor isolate bLatDis1 chromosome 6, bLatDis1.hap1, whole genome shotgun sequence DNA segment above includes these coding regions:
- the LOC136016758 gene encoding extracellular tyrosine-protein kinase PKDCC-like, which gives rise to MAAAAAGRAWRGARLSAAALLALTLLALTLLALTAGRGGGGSGVGHPGSPTPPPPPPPPLPPGLREELRQRRRDLRRLEAAAGGGQTATGGLGCGDLSLATGVSVLGWGFTKVVARAALAGGGAVALKSVHGAGREVRQCVQRYGAPAGCRRLAAYKLLKEVTLLRRLRHPGIVQLHGQCYDNSGDPEIRVTAMLELGSPLEMIQLLQTPWEERFKICLSLVELLFYLAHSPLGSIVLLDFQPRQFVMVDGNLKVTDMDDASTEELSCKEDNDCTLDFPTKSFPLNCSAVGKCEGINEKKNLFNAYRYFFTYLLPHSAPSALRPFLSDILNATGDLRYGINETLKAFEKVLHLYKSGLYLQKRPLLLKDYISLKGFRMVEGEDYKCWPSYSHLGCLLSVHSAEEAAAICNSQSQCQSFIITQQRTWTGRPLASFQSSLTDLIPDANAVVYVKRSASSGERL